A DNA window from Siniperca chuatsi isolate FFG_IHB_CAS linkage group LG6, ASM2008510v1, whole genome shotgun sequence contains the following coding sequences:
- the ttc39a gene encoding tetratricopeptide repeat protein 39A isoform X3 produces MSGEEDTVSNGCLQSDLSLALEDCMAALDLFLRNHFEEAQARLRCRTKESMYHALTYATILEMQAMMTFEPQHILAAGNTMKEAQALCQRHRKKSSFSRNFTEEELHAEVCYAECLLQRAALTFLQDENMINFIKGGIKVRNSYQIYKELHTVLQSSGYTHGDNHGHFEGGVKLGIGAFNLMISMLPTRTLKLLEFVGFSGNKEFGLQQLQEGSAESTFRSFLCNMLLLCYHTFMSFILGTGEGDVEDAEKLLQPYLKKYPKGSIFLFFAGRIEVIKGNLNDAIKRFEECCEVQQQWKQFHHMCYWELMWCFTYKRHWKMAYFYADLLSKENSWSKATYAYMKAAYLSMLTTDDCLTFGETAFTLFRQVPGLKQKIAGKSLPTEKFAIRKARRYLAENPIPLPAPPLEMMYIWNGYTVIGKHKDLTEGMLKTLHEAQAKLESSPRTEFSIDDQCLLSLLKGLCLKHLGHQEEAEHYFTLVLCNESQIKYDHYLVPNALLEHGLLCLEQGRKDEAIKLLESAKQNYKNYSMESRTHFRIQAALHKAKGVGENGTHVPSSP; encoded by the exons aaccAAAGAAAGCATGTACCACGCTTTGACGTATGCCACCATCCTGGAGATGCAGGCTATGATGACCTTTGAACCCCAACACATCCTGGCTGCAGGAAACACCATGAAGGAGGCCCAGGCTCTCTGTCAGCG GCACCGCAAGAAGTCAAGCTTCTCCAGAAACTTCACAGAGG AGGAACTCCACGCTGAAGTTTGCTACGCCGAGTGTCTCCTGCAGAGGGCAGCACTCACCTTCCTTCAG GATGAAAACATGATCAATTTCATCAAAGGGGGAATCAAAGTGAGGAACAGCTACCAGATATACAA AGAGCTTCACACAGTCCTCCAGTCCTCTGGATACACTCATGGTGACAACCATGGCCATTTTGAGGGTGGTGTTAAACTGGGAATAGGTGCCTTTAATCTA ATGATTTCCATGTTGCCCACGCGGACGCTCAAGCTGCTGGAGTTTGTAGGTTTCTCTGGTAATAAG GAGTTTGGTCTTCAGCAGCTTCAGGAGGGCTCTGCAGAAAGCACATTCAGGTCCTTCCTATGTaacatgctgctgctctgtTATCACACCTTCATGAGCTTCATACTAG GCACTGGTGAAGGAGACGTTGAAGATGCAGAGAAACTGCTGCAGCCATATCTCAAAAAATATCCTAAG GGATCCATCTTCTTGTTCTTCGCTGGTCGAATAGAGGTGATCAAAGGCAACTTGAATGAT gcTATCAAGCGTTTTGAGGAGTGCTGTGAGGTTCAGCAGCAGTGGAAGCAGTTTCACCACATGTGTTACTGGGAGCTGATGTGGTGCTTCACATACAAGAGGCACTGGAAGATGGCGTACTTCTACGCTGACCTGCTCAGCAAGGAGAACTCCTGGTCCAAG GCTACCTATGCGTATATGAAAGCGGCCTACCTCAGCATGCTAACTACGGATGATTGCCTAACCTTCGGGGAGACTGCTTTCACTCTGTTCAG GCAGGTCCCAGGGCTGAAGCAGAAAATAGCAGGAAAATCTTTACCAACAGAGAAGTTTGCTATAAGGAAAGCCCGTCGCTACCTCGCAGAAAACCCCattcctcttcctgctcctccacTG GAGATGATGTACATCTGGAACGGCTATACAGTCATTGGCAAACACAAAGACCTGACTGAGGGCATGCTGAAAACACTGCATGAGGCACAGGCTAAACTCGAGAGCAGCCCAA ggaCTGAGTTCTCCATAGATGATCAGTGTCTGCTGAGCCTCTTGAAGGGACTGTGCCTCAAACACCTGGGACACCAAGAGGAGGCTGAACACTACTTTACCCTTGTCCTCTGCAA TGAGTCTCAGATCAAGTATGACCACTACCTGGTTCCTAATGCCCTGCTGGAGCACGGCCTGCTGTGTCTGGAGCAAGGCAGAAAAGATGAAGCTATCAAACTCCTAGAATCAGCAAA gcaaaattacaaaaactacTCGATGGAATCACGGACACACTTCCGTATTCAGGCTGCTCTGCACAAGGCCAAGGGTGTGGGGGAGAACGGCACCCATGTTCCCTCCAGCCCATAA
- the ttc39a gene encoding tetratricopeptide repeat protein 39A isoform X4 — protein sequence MCLQSDLSLALEDCMAALDLFLRNHFEEAQARLRCRTKESMYHALTYATILEMQAMMTFEPQHILAAGNTMKEAQALCQRHRKKSSFSRNFTEEELHAEVCYAECLLQRAALTFLQDENMINFIKGGIKVRNSYQIYKELHTVLQSSGYTHGDNHGHFEGGVKLGIGAFNLMISMLPTRTLKLLEFVGFSGNKEFGLQQLQEGSAESTFRSFLCNMLLLCYHTFMSFILGTGEGDVEDAEKLLQPYLKKYPKGSIFLFFAGRIEVIKGNLNDAIKRFEECCEVQQQWKQFHHMCYWELMWCFTYKRHWKMAYFYADLLSKENSWSKATYAYMKAAYLSMLTTDDCLTFGETAFTLFRQVPGLKQKIAGKSLPTEKFAIRKARRYLAENPIPLPAPPLEMMYIWNGYTVIGKHKDLTEGMLKTLHEAQAKLESSPRTEFSIDDQCLLSLLKGLCLKHLGHQEEAEHYFTLVLCNESQIKYDHYLVPNALLEHGLLCLEQGRKDEAIKLLESAKQNYKNYSMESRTHFRIQAALHKAKGVGENGTHVPSSP from the exons aaccAAAGAAAGCATGTACCACGCTTTGACGTATGCCACCATCCTGGAGATGCAGGCTATGATGACCTTTGAACCCCAACACATCCTGGCTGCAGGAAACACCATGAAGGAGGCCCAGGCTCTCTGTCAGCG GCACCGCAAGAAGTCAAGCTTCTCCAGAAACTTCACAGAGG AGGAACTCCACGCTGAAGTTTGCTACGCCGAGTGTCTCCTGCAGAGGGCAGCACTCACCTTCCTTCAG GATGAAAACATGATCAATTTCATCAAAGGGGGAATCAAAGTGAGGAACAGCTACCAGATATACAA AGAGCTTCACACAGTCCTCCAGTCCTCTGGATACACTCATGGTGACAACCATGGCCATTTTGAGGGTGGTGTTAAACTGGGAATAGGTGCCTTTAATCTA ATGATTTCCATGTTGCCCACGCGGACGCTCAAGCTGCTGGAGTTTGTAGGTTTCTCTGGTAATAAG GAGTTTGGTCTTCAGCAGCTTCAGGAGGGCTCTGCAGAAAGCACATTCAGGTCCTTCCTATGTaacatgctgctgctctgtTATCACACCTTCATGAGCTTCATACTAG GCACTGGTGAAGGAGACGTTGAAGATGCAGAGAAACTGCTGCAGCCATATCTCAAAAAATATCCTAAG GGATCCATCTTCTTGTTCTTCGCTGGTCGAATAGAGGTGATCAAAGGCAACTTGAATGAT gcTATCAAGCGTTTTGAGGAGTGCTGTGAGGTTCAGCAGCAGTGGAAGCAGTTTCACCACATGTGTTACTGGGAGCTGATGTGGTGCTTCACATACAAGAGGCACTGGAAGATGGCGTACTTCTACGCTGACCTGCTCAGCAAGGAGAACTCCTGGTCCAAG GCTACCTATGCGTATATGAAAGCGGCCTACCTCAGCATGCTAACTACGGATGATTGCCTAACCTTCGGGGAGACTGCTTTCACTCTGTTCAG GCAGGTCCCAGGGCTGAAGCAGAAAATAGCAGGAAAATCTTTACCAACAGAGAAGTTTGCTATAAGGAAAGCCCGTCGCTACCTCGCAGAAAACCCCattcctcttcctgctcctccacTG GAGATGATGTACATCTGGAACGGCTATACAGTCATTGGCAAACACAAAGACCTGACTGAGGGCATGCTGAAAACACTGCATGAGGCACAGGCTAAACTCGAGAGCAGCCCAA ggaCTGAGTTCTCCATAGATGATCAGTGTCTGCTGAGCCTCTTGAAGGGACTGTGCCTCAAACACCTGGGACACCAAGAGGAGGCTGAACACTACTTTACCCTTGTCCTCTGCAA TGAGTCTCAGATCAAGTATGACCACTACCTGGTTCCTAATGCCCTGCTGGAGCACGGCCTGCTGTGTCTGGAGCAAGGCAGAAAAGATGAAGCTATCAAACTCCTAGAATCAGCAAA gcaaaattacaaaaactacTCGATGGAATCACGGACACACTTCCGTATTCAGGCTGCTCTGCACAAGGCCAAGGGTGTGGGGGAGAACGGCACCCATGTTCCCTCCAGCCCATAA